A single region of the Pseudomonas sp. B21-023 genome encodes:
- a CDS encoding AGE family epimerase/isomerase has protein sequence MAISWLDSPTHHAWLDAEALRLLSFARASRLPQGFGNLDDEGRLPRCALAETMNTARMTHSFALAHIQGVPGCRELVEHGVGALQGPLRDQEHDGWYAQPEGHGDTGKAAYLHAFVALAASSAVVAGISQASALLEAVTQVIAQRFWCEEEGALRESFSRDWRQAEAYRGANSNMHGVEAFLAVADVTGDTQWLLRAQRIVERLILTHAAADGMRVTEHFDAQWQALPDYNRDNPADGFRPYGTTPGHAFEWARLVLHLEAALQRAQLPAPESLLPAAQGLFDSACRHAWQADGAPGLVYTLDWHDRPVVRERLHWVHAEACATAAALLQRTGEAQYEHWYRCFWDFIASHFIDRAHGSWHHELDPALLPSARIWGGKPDLYHAYQALLLPRLPLAPSLATALAL, from the coding sequence ATGGCCATCAGCTGGCTCGACTCCCCGACACACCATGCCTGGCTCGACGCCGAGGCCCTGCGCCTGCTCTCCTTCGCCAGGGCTTCGCGCCTGCCCCAGGGGTTCGGCAACCTCGATGACGAAGGCCGCCTGCCCCGTTGCGCCCTGGCCGAGACCATGAATACCGCGCGCATGACCCACAGTTTCGCCTTGGCGCATATCCAGGGCGTTCCGGGTTGCCGCGAGCTGGTCGAGCATGGCGTCGGCGCCCTGCAAGGCCCGTTGCGCGACCAGGAACATGACGGCTGGTACGCGCAGCCCGAAGGTCATGGCGACACCGGCAAGGCCGCCTACCTGCACGCCTTCGTCGCCCTCGCCGCCAGCTCGGCGGTGGTGGCGGGCATCAGCCAGGCGTCGGCGTTGCTGGAGGCGGTAACCCAGGTCATCGCGCAGCGCTTCTGGTGCGAAGAGGAGGGCGCCCTGCGCGAGTCGTTCTCCCGCGACTGGCGGCAGGCGGAGGCCTACCGGGGCGCCAACAGCAACATGCACGGCGTCGAAGCCTTCCTCGCCGTGGCTGACGTGACCGGCGACACACAGTGGTTGCTGCGCGCCCAACGGATCGTCGAGCGCTTGATCCTGACCCACGCCGCCGCCGACGGTATGCGCGTCACGGAACATTTCGATGCGCAGTGGCAGGCGCTCCCCGACTACAACCGCGACAACCCCGCCGATGGCTTCCGTCCTTACGGGACCACGCCCGGCCACGCCTTCGAATGGGCGCGCCTGGTGCTGCACCTCGAGGCGGCCCTGCAAAGGGCGCAACTGCCTGCGCCCGAGTCCTTGCTGCCCGCCGCCCAGGGCCTGTTCGACAGCGCCTGTCGCCACGCCTGGCAGGCAGACGGCGCGCCGGGGCTGGTCTACACCCTGGACTGGCACGACCGCCCGGTGGTGCGCGAGCGCCTGCACTGGGTGCATGCCGAGGCCTGTGCCACTGCCGCGGCGCTGTTGCAACGTACCGGTGAAGCCCAGTACGAACACTGGTACCGCTGCTTCTGGGACTTCATCGCCAGCCACTTCATCGACCGCGCCCATGGCAGCTGGCACCACGAGCTCGACCCGGCACTGCTGCCCAGTGCGCGCATCTGGGGCGGCAAGCCTGACCTCTACCACGCCTACCAGGCCCTGCTGCTGCCACGCCTGCCGCTGGCGCCGAGCCTTGCCACGGCCCTGGCTTTGTAA
- a CDS encoding ABC transporter substrate-binding protein, with protein MHPTLRLAAAISFASLFSLSAQAADSKGSVEVVHWWTSGGEKAAVDVLKAQVEKDGFTWKDGAVAGGGGATAMTVLKSRAVAGNPPGVAQIKGPDIQEWASTGLLDTDVLKDVAKEEKWDGLLDKKIADTVKYKDKESKEPPSYVAVPVNIHRINWLWINPEVFKKAGIDKAPTTLDEFYAAADKLKAAGFIPLAHGGQPWQDSTVFESVVLSVMGVEGYKKALVELDEKALTGPEMVKALTELKKVATYMDPDGKGQDWNLEAAKVINGKAGMQIMGDWAKSEWTLAKKTAGKDYQCVAFPGTDQAFLYNIDSLVVFKQKDKGTAAGQQDIARKVLGEDFQKVFSINKGSIPVRNDMLADMGKYGFDSCAQTAAQDFLADAKNGGLQPSMAHNMATTLAVQGAFFDVVTNYINDPKADPADAAKKLNAAVKAAK; from the coding sequence ATGCATCCGACGCTTCGTCTCGCCGCCGCGATCTCCTTCGCCTCCCTGTTCTCCCTCAGTGCCCAGGCCGCCGACTCCAAAGGCAGCGTGGAAGTCGTCCATTGGTGGACCTCCGGCGGCGAGAAGGCCGCGGTCGACGTGCTCAAGGCGCAGGTCGAGAAGGACGGCTTCACCTGGAAGGACGGCGCCGTGGCTGGCGGTGGTGGCGCCACCGCCATGACCGTGCTCAAGAGCCGCGCCGTGGCTGGCAACCCGCCCGGGGTCGCGCAGATCAAGGGCCCGGATATCCAGGAGTGGGCATCAACCGGTTTGCTGGATACCGATGTGCTCAAGGACGTGGCCAAGGAAGAGAAATGGGACGGCCTGCTCGACAAGAAGATCGCCGATACTGTGAAGTACAAGGACAAGGAATCCAAGGAACCACCTAGTTACGTTGCCGTCCCAGTAAACATCCACCGTATCAACTGGCTGTGGATCAACCCGGAAGTGTTCAAGAAGGCCGGTATCGACAAGGCCCCGACTACCCTCGATGAATTCTACGCCGCCGCCGACAAGCTCAAGGCCGCCGGTTTCATCCCGCTGGCCCACGGTGGCCAGCCGTGGCAGGACAGCACCGTGTTCGAGAGCGTGGTGCTCTCGGTGATGGGCGTCGAGGGTTACAAGAAGGCCCTGGTCGAGCTGGACGAAAAGGCCCTGACCGGCCCCGAGATGGTCAAGGCGCTCACCGAACTGAAGAAAGTCGCCACCTACATGGACCCTGACGGCAAGGGCCAGGACTGGAACCTGGAGGCGGCCAAGGTCATCAACGGCAAGGCCGGCATGCAGATCATGGGCGACTGGGCCAAGAGCGAATGGACCCTGGCGAAGAAAACCGCTGGCAAGGACTACCAGTGCGTGGCCTTCCCCGGCACCGACCAGGCGTTCCTCTACAACATCGACTCGCTGGTGGTGTTCAAGCAGAAGGACAAGGGTACCGCGGCAGGCCAGCAGGACATCGCCCGCAAGGTGCTGGGCGAAGACTTCCAGAAGGTCTTCAGCATCAACAAGGGCTCGATCCCGGTGCGTAACGACATGCTTGCCGACATGGGCAAGTACGGCTTCGACAGTTGCGCCCAGACGGCGGCCCAGGACTTCCTGGCCGATGCCAAAAACGGCGGCCTGCAACCGAGCATGGCGCACAACATGGCCACCACCCTGGCGGTACAGGGGGCGTTCTTCGATGTGGTGACCAACTACATCAACGATCCCAAGGCCGATCCGGCCGATGCGGCGAAGAAGCTGAACGCAGCTGTCAAAGCGGCCAAGTAA
- a CDS encoding carbohydrate ABC transporter permease: MTTATARLRASPLDALQRWLPKLVLAPSMLIVLVGFYGYILWTFVLSFTTSTFLPTYKWAGLAQYARLFDNDRWWVASKNLLLFGGLFIGITLAIGVFLAVLLDQRIRREGFIRTIYLYPMALSMIVTGTAWKWLLNPGMGLDKLLRDWGWEGFRLDWLIDPDRVVYCLVIAAVWQASGFIMAMFLAGLRGVDQSIIRAAQLDGASLPRIYWTVVLPSLRPVFFSSLMILAHIAIKSFDLVAAMTAGGPGYSSDLPAMFMYSFTFSRGQMGMGSASAILMLGAILAIIVPYLYSELRGKRHD; encoded by the coding sequence ATGACTACAGCAACCGCCCGCCTGCGGGCCTCCCCCCTGGACGCGCTGCAGCGCTGGCTGCCGAAACTGGTGCTGGCGCCGAGCATGCTCATCGTCCTGGTGGGCTTCTACGGCTACATCCTGTGGACCTTCGTCCTCTCGTTCACCACCTCTACTTTCCTGCCCACCTACAAGTGGGCGGGCCTGGCCCAGTACGCCCGGCTGTTCGACAACGACCGCTGGTGGGTGGCGAGCAAGAACCTGCTGCTGTTCGGCGGGCTGTTCATCGGCATCACCCTGGCCATCGGCGTGTTCCTTGCCGTGCTGCTCGACCAGCGCATCCGCCGCGAAGGCTTCATCCGCACCATCTACCTGTACCCCATGGCGCTGTCGATGATCGTCACCGGTACCGCCTGGAAGTGGCTGCTCAACCCAGGCATGGGCCTGGACAAGCTGCTGCGTGACTGGGGCTGGGAAGGCTTTCGCCTGGACTGGCTGATCGACCCCGACCGGGTGGTCTACTGCCTGGTGATCGCTGCCGTGTGGCAGGCCTCGGGCTTCATCATGGCGATGTTCCTCGCCGGCCTGCGCGGCGTCGACCAGTCGATCATCCGCGCCGCACAGCTCGATGGCGCCAGCCTGCCGCGCATCTACTGGACCGTGGTGCTGCCCAGTCTGCGCCCGGTGTTCTTCAGCTCGCTGATGATCCTCGCGCACATCGCGATCAAAAGCTTCGACCTGGTGGCGGCGATGACCGCGGGGGGGCCGGGCTACTCCTCGGACCTGCCGGCAATGTTCATGTACTCGTTCACCTTCAGCCGTGGGCAGATGGGCATGGGCTCGGCCAGCGCGATCCTCATGCTGGGCGCGATCCTGGCGATCATCGTCCCCTACCTGTACTCCGAACTGCGGGGCAAACGCCATGACTAG
- a CDS encoding carbohydrate ABC transporter permease yields MTSPVDKPALNLSRIAIHAVLLLAVLLYLVPLVVMLLTSFKTPEDISTGNLLSWPAVFTGIGWAKAWATVNGYFLNSILITVPAVLISTAIGALNGYVLSMWRFRGSQLFFGLLLFGCFLPFQTVLLPASFTLGKLGLASTTSGLVLVHVVYGLAFTTLFFRNYYVSIPEALVKAARLDGAGFFTIFGRIILPMSTPIIMVCLIWQFTQIWNDFLFGVVFSSGDSQPITVALNNLVNTSTGAKEYNVDMAAAMIAGLPTLLVYVIAGKYFVRGLTAGAVKG; encoded by the coding sequence ATGACTAGTCCTGTCGACAAACCCGCGCTGAACCTCAGCCGCATCGCCATCCACGCGGTGCTGCTGCTGGCGGTGTTGCTGTACCTGGTGCCACTGGTGGTCATGCTGCTGACCAGCTTCAAGACCCCCGAGGACATCAGCACCGGCAACCTGCTGAGCTGGCCTGCGGTGTTCACCGGCATTGGCTGGGCCAAGGCCTGGGCCACGGTCAATGGCTATTTTCTCAACTCGATCCTGATCACCGTGCCGGCGGTGCTGATCTCCACGGCCATTGGCGCGCTCAACGGCTACGTGCTGTCTATGTGGCGCTTCCGTGGCTCGCAGCTGTTCTTCGGCCTGCTGCTGTTCGGCTGCTTCCTGCCGTTCCAGACCGTGCTGCTGCCGGCCTCGTTCACCCTCGGCAAGCTGGGCCTGGCCAGCACCACCAGCGGCCTGGTGCTGGTGCATGTGGTGTACGGCCTGGCCTTCACCACATTGTTCTTCCGCAACTACTACGTGAGCATCCCCGAGGCGCTGGTCAAGGCCGCGCGTCTGGACGGCGCCGGGTTCTTCACCATCTTCGGGCGGATCATCCTGCCGATGTCGACGCCGATCATCATGGTCTGCCTGATCTGGCAGTTCACCCAGATCTGGAACGACTTCCTGTTCGGCGTGGTGTTCTCCAGCGGCGACTCGCAACCGATCACCGTGGCCCTGAACAACCTGGTCAACACCAGCACCGGGGCCAAGGAATACAACGTCGACATGGCCGCGGCGATGATCGCCGGGCTGCCGACGCTGCTGGTCTACGTGATTGCGGGCAAGTATTTCGTGCGCGGGCTGACCGCCGGCGCGGTCAAGGGGTAA
- a CDS encoding ABC transporter ATP-binding protein → MATLELRNVHKTYGAGLPDTLKDIQLAIKDGEFLILVGPSGCGKSTLMNCIAGLESISGGAILIDDEDVSGMSPKDRDIAMVFQSYALYPTMNVRDNIAFGLKIRKMSQAAIDEEVARVAKLLQIEHLLGRKPGQLSGGQQQRVAMGRALARRPKIYLFDEPLSNLDAKLRVEMRTEIKLMHQRLKTTTVYVTHDQIEAMTLGDKVAVMKDGIIQQFGTPQQIYNDPANLFVASFIGSPPMNFIPVRLMKQDGRVLALLDSGQARCELPLGVAADELEGREIILGVRPEQISLGAAEGNGMPAIRAEVQVTEPTGPDLLVFVTLNQTKVCCRLAPDVPCRVGDSLNLQFDPARVLLFDAGSGERLDLAASGTAIKDNVTRFKGR, encoded by the coding sequence ATGGCAACACTCGAACTTCGCAATGTGCACAAGACCTATGGCGCGGGCCTGCCGGATACGCTCAAGGACATCCAGCTGGCGATCAAGGACGGTGAGTTCCTGATCCTGGTCGGGCCCTCGGGCTGCGGCAAGTCGACGCTGATGAACTGCATCGCCGGCCTGGAAAGCATCAGCGGCGGGGCGATCCTCATCGACGACGAGGATGTCAGCGGCATGAGCCCCAAGGATCGCGACATCGCCATGGTGTTCCAGTCCTACGCGCTGTACCCGACCATGAACGTGCGCGACAACATCGCCTTTGGCCTGAAGATCCGCAAGATGTCCCAGGCCGCCATCGACGAGGAGGTGGCGCGGGTGGCCAAGCTGCTGCAGATCGAGCACCTGCTGGGGCGCAAGCCCGGCCAGCTGTCCGGCGGCCAGCAGCAGCGCGTGGCCATGGGCCGGGCGCTGGCGCGGCGGCCGAAGATCTACCTGTTCGACGAACCGCTGTCGAACCTCGACGCCAAGCTGCGGGTGGAGATGCGCACCGAGATCAAGCTGATGCACCAGCGCCTGAAGACCACCACGGTGTATGTCACCCATGACCAGATCGAGGCCATGACCCTGGGCGACAAGGTGGCGGTGATGAAGGACGGCATCATTCAGCAGTTCGGCACCCCGCAACAGATCTACAACGACCCGGCCAACCTGTTCGTCGCCAGTTTCATCGGCTCGCCGCCGATGAATTTCATTCCCGTGCGCCTGATGAAGCAGGACGGGCGGGTGCTGGCGCTGCTCGACAGCGGCCAGGCGCGCTGCGAGCTGCCGCTGGGCGTGGCGGCGGACGAGCTGGAAGGGCGCGAGATTATCCTCGGCGTGCGCCCTGAACAAATCTCGCTGGGGGCCGCCGAGGGTAACGGCATGCCCGCGATCCGCGCCGAAGTGCAGGTCACCGAGCCCACCGGCCCGGACCTGCTGGTGTTCGTCACCCTCAACCAGACCAAGGTCTGCTGCCGCCTGGCGCCGGATGTGCCGTGCCGGGTGGGCGACAGCCTCAACCTGCAGTTCGACCCGGCGCGGGTGCTGCTGTTCGACGCCGGCAGCGGCGAACGTCTCGACCTCGCCGCCAGCGGCACTGCCATCAAGGACAACGTGACTCGCTTCAAAGGCCGTTGA
- a CDS encoding carbohydrate porin, which produces MHNKKRGRKGMEHRNRIKTLGSLALLALIGSSGAQAAEAFSSESKWMTGDWGGTRTELLEKGYDFTLDYVGEVAGNLHGGYNDDKTARYSDQFALGAHLDLEKIFGWKDTEFKLAITERSGRNLSNDRISDPRAGQFSSVQEVWGRGQTWRLTQMWVKQKYFDGALDVKFGRFGEGEDFNSFPCDFQNLAFCGSQVGNWVGGIWYNWPVSQWALRVKYNITPEFFVQVGAYEQNPSNLETGNGFKLSGSGTKGAILPVEAVWSPKVNGLPGEYRLGYYYSTAKADDVYDDINGNPQALTGAAFKSHSSKHGWWVVAQQQVTAHAGDVNRGLSLFANFTVHDKATNVVDNYQQVGLVYKGAFDARPKDDIGFGIARIHVNDDVKKRAELLNAQSGINDYDNPGFAPLQRTEYNAELYYGFHVTNWLTVRPNLQYIKSPGGVDEVDNALVAGLKIQSSF; this is translated from the coding sequence ATGCATAACAAGAAAAGAGGACGCAAAGGGATGGAACATCGCAATCGCATCAAGACCCTGGGATCGCTCGCCTTGCTGGCGCTGATCGGCAGCAGCGGGGCCCAGGCCGCCGAGGCTTTCTCGTCGGAATCGAAATGGATGACCGGCGACTGGGGCGGCACCCGTACCGAGCTGCTGGAGAAGGGCTACGACTTCACCCTCGACTACGTTGGCGAAGTGGCCGGCAACCTGCACGGTGGCTACAACGACGACAAGACCGCGCGCTACAGCGACCAGTTCGCCCTGGGCGCGCACCTGGACCTGGAGAAGATCTTCGGCTGGAAGGACACCGAGTTCAAGCTGGCGATCACCGAGCGTAGCGGCCGCAACCTGTCCAACGACCGCATCAGCGACCCGCGTGCCGGGCAGTTCAGCTCGGTGCAGGAGGTTTGGGGGCGCGGCCAGACCTGGCGCCTGACGCAGATGTGGGTCAAGCAGAAGTACTTCGACGGCGCGCTGGACGTGAAATTCGGCCGCTTCGGCGAGGGCGAGGACTTCAACAGCTTCCCCTGCGACTTCCAGAACCTGGCCTTCTGCGGCTCGCAAGTGGGCAACTGGGTCGGCGGCATCTGGTACAACTGGCCGGTCAGCCAGTGGGCGCTGCGGGTCAAGTACAACATCACCCCGGAATTCTTCGTCCAGGTCGGCGCCTACGAGCAGAACCCGTCGAACCTGGAGACCGGCAACGGCTTCAAACTCAGCGGCAGCGGCACCAAGGGTGCGATCCTGCCGGTGGAGGCGGTCTGGTCGCCGAAGGTCAACGGCCTGCCGGGCGAGTACCGCCTGGGCTACTACTACAGCACCGCCAAGGCCGACGACGTGTACGACGACATCAACGGCAACCCGCAGGCGCTGACCGGCGCGGCGTTCAAGTCGCACTCCAGCAAGCACGGCTGGTGGGTCGTGGCCCAGCAGCAGGTCACCGCCCATGCCGGCGACGTCAACCGCGGCCTGAGCCTGTTCGCCAACTTCACCGTGCACGACAAGGCCACCAACGTGGTCGACAACTACCAGCAGGTCGGCCTGGTCTACAAGGGCGCCTTCGATGCCCGGCCCAAGGACGACATCGGCTTCGGCATCGCCCGCATCCACGTCAATGACGATGTGAAGAAGCGTGCCGAGCTGCTCAATGCCCAGTCCGGCATCAACGACTATGACAACCCAGGCTTCGCGCCGCTGCAGCGCACCGAGTACAACGCCGAGCTCTACTACGGCTTCCACGTCACCAACTGGCTGACCGTGCGCCCGAACCTGCAGTACATCAAGAGCCCGGGCGGTGTGGATGAAGTGGACAACGCGCTGGTCGCGGGGTTGAAGATTCAGTCGTCATTCTGA
- a CDS encoding D-hexose-6-phosphate mutarotase yields MPEHPLHRFFTSQRPRPTFEWERYQQRDVLIIDHPCCQAVFSRQGGQLLHFQPAGEKPWLWCAEQWPQVGAIRGGVPVCWPWYGRHPSEDLWPAHGWARLLDWKLVDSREDEEGVTLKWRLDLCDWQVDLHARLGASMELSLSTEHQDSEPCQLSHALLAYWRISDVSKIALSGLEDIDGYDRLNRQACREDGALTLKGGCQRVYPGTPRVQLQDPAWQRELCIDTGDSDDTVVWHPGNRPLMGVSGRECQGFVCVEAASGSGEGLSLAPGERAHLRLQAHRLS; encoded by the coding sequence ATGCCCGAACATCCGCTACATCGCTTCTTCACCTCGCAACGGCCCAGGCCGACCTTCGAGTGGGAGCGTTACCAGCAGCGCGATGTGCTGATCATCGACCACCCTTGCTGCCAGGCAGTGTTCAGCCGCCAGGGCGGGCAGCTCCTGCACTTTCAACCCGCCGGTGAGAAACCCTGGTTGTGGTGCGCCGAGCAGTGGCCGCAGGTAGGGGCTATCCGCGGAGGCGTGCCGGTGTGCTGGCCCTGGTATGGCCGCCATCCCAGCGAGGACCTGTGGCCGGCCCATGGCTGGGCGCGCCTGCTGGACTGGAAGCTGGTGGACAGCCGCGAGGACGAGGAGGGGGTGACCCTGAAATGGCGCCTGGACCTGTGCGACTGGCAGGTCGACCTGCATGCCCGGCTTGGAGCGAGCATGGAACTGAGCCTGAGCACCGAGCACCAGGACAGTGAACCGTGCCAGCTGAGCCATGCGCTGCTGGCCTACTGGCGGATCAGCGACGTGTCGAAGATAGCGCTGTCTGGGCTGGAGGATATCGACGGCTACGACCGTCTCAATCGCCAGGCCTGCCGCGAAGACGGCGCGCTGACCCTCAAGGGCGGTTGCCAGCGGGTCTATCCCGGTACGCCGCGGGTGCAATTGCAGGACCCGGCCTGGCAGCGCGAACTGTGCATCGACACCGGCGACAGCGACGACACTGTGGTCTGGCACCCTGGCAACCGGCCGTTGATGGGCGTGAGCGGGCGCGAGTGCCAAGGCTTCGTCTGCGTCGAGGCGGCCAGCGGCAGTGGCGAGGGTCTGAGCCTGGCGCCGGGCGAGCGGGCGCACCTGCGTTTGCAGGCGCACCGGCTCAGTTGA
- the hexR gene encoding DNA-binding transcriptional regulator HexR — MRNLLEQIQGRLDELNKAERKVAEVIMLNPQQATRFSIAALAQAASVSEPTVNRFCRSFGVSGYPELKLQLAQSLASGAAYVSRAVEADDDPAAYTQKIFGSAIASLDSACQALDPQQVSRAVDMMIQARQIHFFGLGASAPVALDAQHKFFRFNLAVSAHADVLMQRMLASVAHTGDLFVIISYTGRTRELVEVARLARENGASVLGLTAAGSPLAQACSLSLHIPLPEDTDIYMPMTSRIIQLTVLDVLATGMTLRRGVDFQPHLRKIKESLNASRYPIEDDDLN; from the coding sequence GTGCGAAACCTCCTGGAACAGATCCAGGGCCGCCTCGACGAGCTGAACAAGGCCGAACGCAAGGTCGCCGAAGTCATCATGCTCAACCCGCAGCAAGCCACCCGCTTCAGCATTGCCGCCCTGGCCCAGGCGGCCAGTGTCAGCGAACCGACGGTCAACCGCTTCTGCCGCTCGTTCGGCGTCAGCGGCTACCCCGAGCTCAAGCTGCAACTGGCGCAGAGCCTGGCCAGCGGCGCCGCCTATGTCAGCCGCGCGGTGGAGGCCGACGACGATCCGGCCGCCTACACCCAGAAGATCTTCGGCAGCGCCATTGCCTCGCTCGACAGCGCCTGCCAGGCGCTCGACCCGCAGCAGGTCAGCCGCGCCGTGGACATGATGATCCAAGCCCGACAGATCCACTTCTTCGGCCTCGGCGCCTCGGCCCCGGTGGCCCTCGATGCGCAGCACAAGTTCTTCCGCTTCAATCTCGCCGTGTCGGCCCACGCCGATGTGCTGATGCAGCGCATGCTGGCTTCGGTGGCCCACACCGGCGACCTGTTCGTGATCATTTCCTACACCGGGCGCACCCGCGAACTGGTCGAGGTGGCGCGCCTGGCGCGGGAAAACGGCGCCTCGGTGCTCGGCCTGACCGCCGCCGGCTCGCCCCTGGCCCAGGCCTGCAGCCTGAGCCTGCATATCCCGCTGCCGGAAGACACCGACATCTACATGCCGATGACCTCGCGGATAATCCAGCTCACCGTGCTCGATGTGCTCGCCACCGGCATGACCCTGCGCCGTGGCGTGGACTTCCAGCCGCACCTGCGCAAGATCAAGGAAAGCCTCAACGCCAGTCGCTACCCGATCGAGGACGACGACCTCAACTGA
- the zwf gene encoding glucose-6-phosphate dehydrogenase — protein MAAISVEPCTFALFGALGDLALRKLFPALYQLDRADLLHPDTRLLALAREPGSVQEHLNNIEAHLRRHVPEAEIDAASLGRFLGRLSYLHLDFVEPEGYQALAEQAPGGQPLIAYFATAAAVYGAICENLDKAGLASRTRVVLEKPIGHDLESSRRVNDAVARFFPESRVYRIDHYLGKETVQNLIALRFANSLFETQWNQNSISHVEITVAEKVGIEGRWGYFDKAGQLRDMIQNHLLQLLCLIAMDPPSDLSADSIRDEKVKVLKALAPITGEGLSTHVVRGQYIAGFSDGKPVPGYLEEDNANAQSDTETFVALRADIRNWRWSGVPFYLRTGKRMPQKLSQIVIHFKETPHYIFAPEQRLQIGNKLIIRLQPDEGISLRVMTKEQGLDKGMQLRSGPLQLNFSDTWRSARIPDAYERLLLEVMRGNQNLFVRKDEIEYAWKWCDQLIAGWKTSGDAPKPYAAGSWGPMSSIALITRDGRAWYGDI, from the coding sequence ATGGCCGCGATCAGTGTCGAACCCTGCACCTTCGCCCTCTTTGGCGCCCTAGGCGACCTGGCATTGCGCAAGCTGTTCCCCGCGCTCTACCAGCTCGACCGCGCCGACCTCCTGCACCCCGACACCCGCCTGCTGGCCTTGGCCCGCGAGCCGGGCAGCGTGCAGGAACACCTGAACAACATCGAAGCCCATCTGCGCCGCCACGTGCCGGAGGCCGAGATCGATGCCGCTTCCCTGGGGCGTTTCCTCGGGCGCCTGAGCTACCTGCACCTGGACTTCGTCGAGCCCGAGGGCTACCAGGCCTTGGCCGAACAGGCACCGGGCGGGCAGCCGCTGATCGCCTACTTCGCCACGGCGGCAGCGGTGTACGGCGCGATCTGCGAGAACCTCGACAAGGCCGGCCTGGCGTCGCGTACCCGGGTGGTGCTGGAAAAGCCCATCGGCCACGACCTGGAGTCGTCGCGCCGGGTCAACGACGCCGTGGCGCGGTTCTTCCCCGAGAGCCGGGTCTACCGTATCGACCACTACCTGGGCAAGGAGACGGTGCAGAACCTGATCGCCCTGCGCTTCGCCAACAGCCTGTTCGAAACCCAGTGGAACCAGAACTCCATCTCCCATGTGGAGATCACCGTCGCGGAGAAAGTCGGCATCGAGGGCCGCTGGGGCTACTTCGACAAGGCCGGCCAGCTGCGCGACATGATCCAGAACCACCTGTTGCAGCTGCTCTGCCTGATCGCCATGGACCCGCCCAGCGACCTCTCGGCCGACAGCATCCGCGACGAGAAGGTCAAGGTGCTCAAGGCACTGGCGCCGATCACCGGCGAGGGCTTGAGCACCCATGTGGTGCGTGGCCAGTACATCGCTGGTTTCAGTGACGGCAAGCCGGTGCCGGGTTACCTCGAAGAGGACAACGCCAACGCCCAGAGCGACACCGAGACCTTCGTCGCCCTGCGTGCGGATATCCGCAACTGGCGCTGGTCGGGTGTGCCGTTCTACCTGCGCACCGGCAAGCGCATGCCGCAGAAGCTGTCGCAGATCGTCATCCATTTCAAGGAAACCCCGCACTACATCTTCGCCCCGGAACAGCGTTTGCAGATCGGCAACAAGCTGATCATTCGCCTGCAGCCGGACGAGGGCATTTCGCTGCGGGTGATGACCAAGGAGCAGGGCCTGGACAAGGGCATGCAACTGCGCAGCGGCCCGCTGCAGCTGAATTTCTCCGACACCTGGCGCAGCGCGCGGATCCCGGATGCCTATGAGCGGTTGTTGCTGGAAGTGATGCGCGGCAACCAGAACCTGTTCGTGCGCAAGGACGAGATCGAATACGCCTGGAAGTGGTGCGACCAGCTGATTGCAGGCTGGAAGACCAGCGGTGACGCGCCAAAGCCCTATGCGGCCGGATCCTGGGGGCCGATGAGCTCGATTGCATTGATTACACGTGATGGGAGGGCCTGGTATGGCGATATCTGA
- the pgl gene encoding 6-phosphogluconolactonase, protein MAISELQLPATVKVHQLADPKTLAATQAHGVAERLRQAIASKGQACLVLSGGRSPVPFLEKLAGEALDWSRVTVSLADERWVPVAHDDSNAGLLARHLFKGPAAKARFIGLYQPAATLEAAAEQADQVLADLPPIDVLVLGMGDDGHTASLFPASPNLRQGLAKVGERRCLPMLAPSVPHQRLSMTRALLATAGLTLLSVQGAGKLATLRTALAAEDPTEMPIRAFLHDPLDIYWCP, encoded by the coding sequence ATGGCGATATCTGAACTGCAACTGCCGGCGACCGTGAAGGTTCATCAGCTGGCCGATCCGAAAACCTTGGCGGCGACCCAGGCCCATGGTGTGGCCGAGCGCCTGCGCCAGGCGATCGCCAGCAAGGGGCAGGCTTGCCTGGTGCTGTCTGGCGGGCGTAGCCCGGTGCCCTTCCTCGAGAAGCTGGCTGGCGAGGCGCTGGACTGGTCCCGGGTCACCGTGAGCCTGGCCGATGAGCGCTGGGTGCCGGTGGCGCACGACGACAGCAACGCCGGCCTGCTGGCTCGTCACCTGTTCAAGGGGCCGGCGGCCAAGGCGCGCTTTATCGGGCTCTACCAACCCGCCGCTACCCTCGAAGCCGCTGCCGAGCAGGCCGACCAGGTGCTGGCCGACCTGCCACCGATCGATGTGCTGGTGCTGGGCATGGGCGACGATGGCCATACAGCCTCGCTGTTCCCGGCCAGCCCCAACCTGCGCCAGGGCCTGGCCAAGGTCGGTGAGCGCCGCTGCCTGCCGATGTTGGCGCCCAGCGTGCCGCACCAGCGCCTGAGCATGACCCGCGCGCTGCTGGCCACTGCCGGCCTGACCCTGTTGTCGGTGCAGGGCGCGGGCAAGCTTGCCACCCTGCGCACCGCGCTGGCGGCCGAAGACCCAACCGAAATGCCGATTCGCGCCTTTCTTCACGACCCCCTGGACATCTACTGGTGCCCATGA